GGCCGAGTCGGGTTCGTACACGACGGCGCTCGTGCTGGCGGTCTACGGCGAGAGCGAGCCGATCGTCTAGGTCGGCGTTGTCGGAAGGCGAACCCTTTTTGCCGCCGGTCCCTTTGTACTGTTTAACGAATTCTCATGAACGGAAACACGCCGTACGCGGGGCTGCCGGGTGTGACGCAGGCCGGCCAGCGAGCAGCGGCGGACGTCCCGGCTCTCTCGCGCGACCAGAAGCGGGTCCTCCACCGCGACGTCTCCCGGATCGCCGCCCGGACGCGCGAACTCCTCCCCGACGAGTACGCGGTCGACTCCCAGATTTCGGCGGGCGTCGCCGGGCCGCAGGTGACCGTCGCGGTCCAGCCGCCGGTCGGCCACCCCGTCAGCGCCGGCTTCTCGCCCGACGTCGACGAAGCGACCGAGATCACGGAGGCGATCATCGACGCCGACGAGCGCGACGAGGTCGCCCGCGGACTGGCCGCCAGCGCGGCCCTGCAAGTCAAGCAGGCCGTTAGCGACGACGTGAAGCCGACGGCGCGGTAGGCCGCCGCCGTCACCCGCGGTTCAGGGACGCGGTGACCGCCTGCGGCAGGAAGACGCCGACGACGAGCAGGATCGCGACGACCGCCCGCGACCCCCAGTCCGTGACCGTGACCGCGAGTACCGTGAGGGCGAGCGCCAGCGCGACGAAGCTGGCGACGACGCGGTTTTCGCGGGAGACCATGCGGTCGCTTCCGCGTCGGTCGGACAAAAAACTACTCGCCTCTCACTTCCCCCAGAAGCCACCGAATTGTACAACAGATTGTTCACACAAAAATATCGGGGCGAATCGCGCTCCCGTCTGGCGATTTCACCCCTATCAACGGTCTGTTCGAGTACCGACGGAACTATCAGAATGAGTTTATCAGAATAGTTATCACCGCGCTGTACGGCGATTCACGTCTCAAGGGTAGTGCGACCCCACCGTGGCAAAATTAGGTCTTACAGAGGGGGTGCACACGCGGCTGGTGGGCCATCAGACTGCGCGCTCTCTCCCGCGCTTTGATGTATCACAGTTGCAAAGAGCGGGTATGGTCTCAGAGACAGTGCTCAGCACACTCGGGGGCGTTATTGTCGGTTCGCTTCTGACTGGTGGGTTCAACTATCTCAATACACAGCAGCAGGTACAGTCAGCCAACCAGCGACAACGGGCCGAATTTGTTGCAGAGAGGAAAGTTAACGAACTGTTGGACTTGTCTTCAGAAATCAGCCATTCATACAAATTTATACTGAAATGTCTCTCACTCGCTGTTGATGACGAAAGTCTTCCTGTGGAACGGCTTCTACAACTGCCTTCAGAAGTCGAAGCGAAGGGCAACGCTGCAGGGATGTTTTTGGATAATGAGAAGATGGAGCCAATTGACACCTATCACTTTCAGTTAGTGAATGCTCAGTTATTCCTTCTTGAAGCCACTGAAGAGAACATTAGTGAGATTGAAAATCATTTACTACATTCAGAATTTTTACATGAAGAAGAGATTGAAAGGCGCGCATCGATGTTCGATTTTGACGAATTCAACGAAGCCTACGCGGAAGCAAACTCCGTCCTCCGATGGGAAGTAGCGGAGCCGATAGAGAGGCTACGTTAACCCTGTAACCCGTTTCGTAGTTTCATCCAGAGATGCATAGCCGCCACACCAGCGGCAGCATATACGTCCGCGAGAAAAGCACGCACCCTACTCATCCCGCTCTAATTCCGCTCGAAACCCACACTGATAGGATAGTGACGGACACGACCCCCACTCTTTGATGTATCAAGGTTGTGAACAGCCGATATGGTCTCAGACACGGTTATCGGCGCTGTTATCGGTGTAAGCGGGGCTATAATAGGTTCATTGGTCACTGGCGCGTTCAATTGGCTATCTACACGGCAAAGAATGGAAGCCGAACGCGAAAACCTCCGAATCAGACAGCAAGCCGAGACAGAACGACGGAGAGGAGAGTATTATCTTCAGCAGAAGGTGGAGGCGCTGATGAGCCTCTATGCGATTCTCGAAGAGACACGGCGGGAGTACAAGAAAACGGCAGATAAGGCTGTGTACGGAGAGATTTCACAAGAAGAGTATGATGATGTGATTGACTGGTATCATAAGTATGAGCGAGCAATGGATAGGGCCGCAGTTTTTCTCAGCGACGAACAGCATGAGATTCTGCTGGAAGCCTTCAATAAAATTCACGACACTAACTCATTTCTCCACCGCAAGGTAGACAACCCCAAGCAAAGCGACTACTCTGAATTTGGACTATCAGAATACAACGACCGATTCAATACCGCAGAAGAGATGCTAAAAGAGGAAATCAGAGGGCCAATTGAAGCACTCCATTGCAGTCGCTACTAATGGCGCGTCTCATTTAGTCGTTGTACACAGTTGTGTGTACGATTTCGTCTACTTCCCCCAGAAGGGGTCGCGCTTGCGCCGCTTCTCGAGGTACATGTTCAGCGCTTCGAGTTCGTCGGCCGGAATCTCGCTCGCCAGTTCCTGCTCCAGAATCTTCGCGTGCTTCTCGGGAATCTCCGTCCAGAGTTCGTCGTCCTCCTTGACCTGCCGGCCGACCGTCGGGCCGTCGATGGCGACGGAGACGCGCTCGCCCGCGCGGGCCTCGTCGACGTCCTCGCCTTGCTCCTGTATCCCCTTGATCTGGCCGACCCGCTCGGGTTCGTTGTTCTCGAAGTTCACGACGAAGGCGTTGTTCCGGAGGGTGCCGGAGTTGACCTCGACGCCGACGACCGCGGGGTCGCTCTGGCGGAAGGTGTGATCCGGCAGCACCCGGAAGCGGGCGGGCCGGGTGATGTTCTTGAGGATGGTGTCCTGCTGGGCGCGTTCGATCCCTTCGACGTACTCCTCGTACTCCTCGATCAACTGGTAGATGACGTCGTCGGTGAAGATGCGGACGTCGTCGTCCTCGGCGCGGCGCTCGGCGTCCGGGAGGACGTCGACGCTGAACCCGAGGATGACCTGCTCTTTGGGGTCGTCGGCGGTCGAGGCGACCGAGACGTCCCGCGGCGCGACGTCGCCGACCTCCGCGCGGACGATGGGCACCTCGGCCTCGGAGAGCGCGTCGGCCATCGCTTCGAGGCTGCCGAGGGTGTCGGCCTTGACGACGACCCCCTCGTCTGCGGTGTCGACGGCGATGTCCGCGAGTTCGGCCTCGACCTCGCGGATCACTTCCTCGCGGTCGCGGTCGCGGACGACCCGGACGGGGGCGCCGGCCATCGCGTCCGCCAGGTCGGGGGCGGCGACCTTGATCCCGGCCGCGGCGCCGACCTCGTCGACCTTCTCGAAGCGGTTCTCGGTGCGGA
The Salinilacihabitans rarus DNA segment above includes these coding regions:
- a CDS encoding DUF5811 family protein, with amino-acid sequence MNGNTPYAGLPGVTQAGQRAAADVPALSRDQKRVLHRDVSRIAARTRELLPDEYAVDSQISAGVAGPQVTVAVQPPVGHPVSAGFSPDVDEATEITEAIIDADERDEVARGLAASAALQVKQAVSDDVKPTAR
- the infB gene encoding translation initiation factor IF-2; translation: MSDTDTRDPTSLRTPIVAVLGHVDHGKTSLLDKIRGSAVIEGEAGAITQHIGATAVPLSVISSIAGELVDPDDFDLPGLLFIDTPGHHSFTTLRSRGGALADIAILVVDVNDGFQPQTLEALDILKRSQTPFIVAANKIDTVPGWNPTEDAPITRTYEDQSDRVRSRLDESLYEIIGNLSEEGFSADLYWRVQNFQRNVGVVPVSAMTGEGVPDLLAVMMGLSQRYMKEEMEIDVAGPGVGTVLEVKEEKGFGTTIDTVMYDGTIRTDDTIVVGGMNDPIVTDVRALLQPRPLAEIRTENRFEKVDEVGAAAGIKVAAPDLADAMAGAPVRVVRDRDREEVIREVEAELADIAVDTADEGVVVKADTLGSLEAMADALSEAEVPIVRAEVGDVAPRDVSVASTADDPKEQVILGFSVDVLPDAERRAEDDDVRIFTDDVIYQLIEEYEEYVEGIERAQQDTILKNITRPARFRVLPDHTFRQSDPAVVGVEVNSGTLRNNAFVVNFENNEPERVGQIKGIQEQGEDVDEARAGERVSVAIDGPTVGRQVKEDDELWTEIPEKHAKILEQELASEIPADELEALNMYLEKRRKRDPFWGK